GGTTGACTGTCCACACATCTTGAAAGTCAAGATCAAAAGTTAAGTATTTTTGTTCTAAGAAAACAGAATCACGCGATGTGTAGTCAACATAAGCATTTGTCGTAATTGAATGGTTAGTCAGATTCCTTTGCCATTTTACCATCTGGTTTGCACCAATGATTTCTTCATCACTGGTAACCGCAGTGGGTAGTGATGGAGGGTTTAACGTATAATCTTCATAACCGTTACTTATATCACCCTGAAATGTTATTAGGTCATTGGGGCTTGCGTCCCAATCCATACGATATCCTGTTCTGCCATTTTCCCAGGTGTCATTCCCATTAGTTTTATCAGTAAAGTGACTATCATCACGGTGGTCATATTTTCCATAAACACGATAATGCAGTTTATCATTGATTCGACCGCCATGTCTAAAAGCTAAATTTCCCCTTTGCTCATTACCGTAAACAGCAGATGCAAGATTGCCTTGAGTACCTTTTGAGGAATAAGTAATAATATTTATGACACCGTTTACGGCATTTGTTCCCCAAATAGTTGCCCCGGGGCCCCTGACAACTTCAATGCGCTCAATATCTTCAATCATTAAATCTTGCATATCCCAATAAACTCCAGCAAACAAAGGGGTATAAACAGTCCTTCCATCAATGAGAACAAGCATTTTATTGACAAATTGACGATTAAATCCTCTGCTAGTAATGGCCCATTTATTGGAATCTATCTGGGCAACTTCTACTCCAGGTGCAAGTCTGAGTGCTTCTGGAACTGTGGTTATGCCAGCTCTTCTTATATCTTCTTGGGAAATAACATAAATGGCAGAAGCCGCTTGAAATGCATTTTCAGGCTTTTTCGATAAGGTGAATACTTCATCATCTGTTACTTGAAATTGCTGTTTGATAGTCGGATCATTTGCAAATGCTATGGTAGGAGTAAGTATACATAGGAAAAACAATTTACGCATAAATAAACACCCCCAAAGATAACGATAGCCCCTTATATAGCATTCCCCACTTACTATATTATGAAGCAACTGTTTCCTTGTCCAGGAATAATTTATCTTGAGTATTGGTATGTTCTAATAATTTTCTTTGTTGGATTCTTGTATCTTTGGGACGTATAAAAGAGATTGAGATATAGATTCCTTGCTTATTTAGAGCTTCATAAATATGTTTTATAGGCACAGAAACGTGTTTAATTAACATATGTTCCATGCCCAGTCTTGTCCCAATTATCCTATTTATTCGGAAAACAGGTAAGGTTGAAATCGTAAATTGAAAATAACAACCTCTCTCTAGGGCATTCATTACAAGAAGCTTATTAATGTTAAAATTGATATCAGTGTGACGGTAATTGGGGGCCACAACAGTACGACCTATTTCAAAATATCCATGTCTGTTGAGCTCAAGTTCTGGAAATAAGTCTTTTACCATAAAACCATCTTCTTCAAGAGGCAATATACATGGGTTATTAATAAGTGAGACAACTAGTCGACTCCCGCCAATCACAATATGGCCCAGTCTGGCAATAGCTATAGTGCCTTTATTATCAAAAGCATCGCATCCACCAGAAAAATTTTTTAAACCCAAATCCTGCTTATAGCATTGTTCGCGTAGTACAAAGTATTGGTTAATGAAATCTTGATTATCGGTGATTTCAATGATGAGATCAGTCGTTTCGAGATCACGGTACGTGATCAAGGATATTTTTTTTGGGTGAGATTTCTGCATTTAGTTTCCCAATGAGAAGTAAGTAAACTCGAAGGGTATATAAACAAATATTTAAGGCTATTCAAGACATATTTAAGATAAATTAATAATTATTCAATATATGCAATATACTATTGTATATACATTAATTATTAATATGCAATAAAGTTTGTTGTTATTTTTGTATAAATTGGTTAGGGTTGGAGGCATATTAAGGAGGGAGAGGTGTTTTCTAAGCTTGCTATTCGAACAAAACTTGTTGTGATGATGATGGCAATGCTTTTTGTCGCCCTATCGATTGTTTCCTTTTCATTTATTTTCTATGATCTCAGAACAACGAAATCATCAATTGTTAATGAAATAAATTTGCTTTCTACAGTCGTTGGGAAAAGATTAGCACCAGCGATTGTGCTTGGAGATGAATTTAGAATTCATGATATAATTGAAGATGTTGCGACTAAGAGTTCTATCGTTAACGCGTGCATATATGGCGTGGAGGGCAAGCTTCTTGCAGAATTGAATGAAGGAAGAAAATATAAATGTTTCAAGAAAAATAAAGAAATAATTATGGCTGGAGATTATATATATGTTTATAAAGAAATAAAATCAAAAAATTCTATTGTTGTTGGCTATATATTTATCATTTCGGATGAAAAAGACATAAGAGAGCATTTAATTAGGTTGATATATATTGTTTCTATTTCATTTGTATTGTTGTTAATAATATTCTATATAGCTATAAAATATACTCAGCCTATTATTACATATCCTATTACAAGATTGGTTGAGGTTGCTGCAAAAGTTAAAGAGGGTGATTATTCGATTAGAGCGAATAAATTTAGCGAAGACGAAATGGGAACATTGGCGGACACATTCAATTCCATGCTAAACACAATACATGATCGAGATATGAATCTAAAGGATATGAACCAATCCTTAGAACAAAAAGTCCAAGAACGCACTGAAGACCTAGAATACGCTCTAAAAGTAAAAGGAGATTTCCTCTCCAACATGAGCCACGAAATCCGCACGCCCATCCATGGTGTTCTCAGTTTCATCCGGCTTTTGGTAGAAGAATGGGATACTGCGGATGATGCCTTGCTATTCAACTATGCCCAGCGATCCCGTAAATCCGGTGAGCGGCTGTTGCTTTTGATTAATAACCTGTTAGATATGTCTAAATTTGAGAAAGGGGCGGTACAGCTGGAGCGTAAAGAATTGCTGTTCAGTGATCTGATTCAAACCGTTATTGCAGAAACCAGCGGAGTAGTCCAAGCAAAACATGAGAAGCTAGTGTTTCAACCCATGGCCAACGAACCATTAGTGGAAGTAGACGAGGGACGGATGGCGCAGGTGATGACCAATTTAATTGGTAATGCTGTTAAATATTCTGAGAAGGGCACCATAAGGATTTCCCAGAGTGTTAATCCAGAAGCTATTTTTCTTGAGGGGGTGGCTCAAGCACCAGGTATGATCATTTCAATATCAGACGAAGGGATTGGTATCCCTGAAGATGAATTGGTCAAAATATTTGATAAATTCTTTGAGAGCAGCCTTACTAAAACTAAAGCCGGTGGAACAGGTTTAGGACTTGCCATCTCTAGAGAAATTGTTAAGGCGCATTTAGGTACCATTTGGGCAGAGAATAATAAGAATGGAGTAGGAAGCACATTTACTTTCGTGTTTCCCTTAAAGGAGATTCCAGGCATCACTCAGGCCACTGAGAAGTATGTATAGGAAGCGGTTATAAAGTGTAAACGTTAATCAGCCAAGAAGTGCATAACGTTGACTGAGGCATAGCGGATACAGAAACCATCGTCAATGACAGGCTGTACAGTTCCAATGAGGTCATAATCCAAGTGCACATTATTATGGGGGGATAAATGCTTAGCGAAAATGAATTAATAGATGCACTATGCATGTATCTAAAAAGCCATGATTATAAAATTGTGGTAGCTCGCACAACGAAAGAGAAGGGAATCGACGTGATTGCTAAAAAGGGGACTAGCCGACTTTTAATCGAAGCCCAAGGTGACCCCGGCTCTTTTAAGGGTAGTAAGCGATATGAAAGAACGTTTAGTCCTTCTCAGATTTCAACAAGCGTTTCCACAGATTTATATCCCGCGGCTGATTTAAGCAGTCACGAGCGCCAAGGCGAAGATAAAATTGCTCTAGCATTTCCAAATCATCCTACCTATCTTACGTTTATAGCCAAAATCAGGCCGGTATTGGATGAGCTTGATATTACGGTCTTTCTTATCGGTGATGATCGATCTGTCACGTGTTTGCAAGGTCATGAATGTTGGAGATCATTTGATGTTGCCGCTGTTGATAACATCTTGTCGGCTTTTTTTACATCAGACTGTACTTTATACGCTGTTGACTCAATAGGCTGTTGTTCGTAATCAGCTATGCTTTTTTCATCACCTGAATTAGGCTCTTTTAACAGCTTGATATAATTAGTACCATCTTGTGATAACTTAAAAGGCTGATTGAGATTCAAAAGAAGTGTTATTATTCCTTGAAATCTTTAGGATTAAAATCAACATTCTCCTCTACACCTGTTATTTCAAAATCTCTATCTTCTAAATATCCAATAACTCCATGTGCAAAATAAGGGTCTTTAGCTTCAAATGTTTGACCCCCATCAAGATCATATTGACCGATGGGGGGCTCTGGTACAATTTGTCCATTCTGGTCATAAGTTGGTAGTGAAAAGTTTCGACTGACTTTACCAGATCTGTTTATAAGACTTATATCACTGTATAACAGCCATTCAGCAGGTCCATTTTTAAGAAAAGGCCAAATAAAACCATCTTTATCGATGATAATATAACCACAATCCAATGGACCATCCATTTCCCAATTTTCGTATCCTTCATTACCGCTATCAGGACGCATTAAATACTTATAATACCCCCCTCTAAATCCTTTATAATTTTCTAGAATCTGATCCTTTGAATGAGTTGCGTTTAAGCTCATTAACTTCTGTTTGTCCTTAAGAAGATAACTTCTTGGTTGCTTCAATCGTTCTTTGAAATAATTATTGCTGTTTTTTCCAGGTATTCCATATATAAGATTGCCCCAATATTTAATTTCTATTTTTATTGGATATATGTAGCTTGTATGCTTTTCTTCCAGTGGAGAATATCTTTCTTCAGCAAAAGAGTTGCTGCATGCGCATATGATAAATACCATAAAAAGACAATTAACGATTTTTATAAATTTTCTCATTTATTATTTGACTCCACATGTTTAAGGATTTAACCACGCATTAACTGCGGCTCTGACAGTGTTTTGCACTTGGTATGCAGTTGACTCAATAGGCTGTTTTCCGTAATCATCTCTCCTTTTCTTATAACCTGAATCGGTCTTTGGTAACAGCTCAATATAATTATCACCATCTTGATTTATTCCAAAAATAACGGCCTGCAGCATTGCTTCAGAATTCAAGGAAGAATCATCAATTGATGAATAAGGAGAGTGACGTGCTCCCCAAAAATTGGTCCACAAAAAAGTAGAGTCTGTTAACTTTAACCTAAAAGGAGCAGACTATGAAAAAGCGTTACACGGAAGATCAAATCATTCGCATACTTCATGAGCATGAAAGCGGTACTGGAACAGGAGATTTATGCCGGAAATATGGGATAAGTTCAGCAACATTTTATAAATGGAAATCGAAGTACGGTGGGCTTGGTGTATCTGAAGCAAGCAGATTGAAGGCGCTTGATGAAGAGAACCGTCGTTTGAAGAAGCTTTTAGCTGAGGCTGAATTAGACAAAGCGATATTGAAGGAAGCCCTGTCAAAAAAGTGGTAAAGCCTGCATCTCGGCGTTTGTTGGTAGAAGATATCTGCCAAACGAAAGGTTTATCAGAGCGTCGCGTTTGCAGGCTATTAGGATTTGCTCGCAGCACCCACCGTCATAAGCGGAAGCATGATGATAGTGAGCTGCGTGCTGTCCTAAAGAAACTTGCGCACGAGCGTTGCCGTTTTGGTTACCGTCGTTTGGCTATTTTATTGAAACGAGAAGGTTATGTTATCAATTTGAAGAAAGTTTACCGATTATACCGAGAAGAAAATTTATCTGTTAAACGTCGCAAGGGCAGGAAACGCGCATTGGGAAGCCGCGTTCCCTTGCCATGCTCTCGCCGATTGCACGAAGTGTGGTCACTTGATTTTATGAGTGATGCTTTAGCAGATGGCAGAAGATTCCGTATCCTTGGGATTATGGATCACTATAGCCGCCAATGCCTTAACCTCGTTGCAGACCTGTCGATTGGGGGTCACCGCGTCGTACGTGAACTTGACGTTCTGATTAAGCGATATGGAAAGCCGGGGACAATCATCAGTGATAATGGTACAGAATTGACAAGCAAAGCGGTGTTAATGTGGGCAGAGCATCATGGGATCAAATGGCACTATATCCGTCCTGGAAAGCCTTCAGAGAATGGTTTTACAGAAAGTTTAAATGGGAGGATCAGCGATGAATGTTTAAATGAAAACTGGTTTACAAGTCTGCGGGAAGCCAGGGCAATGATTGAAGAATGGAGGCAGGATTATAACCATGTGCGCCCCCATTCCAGCCTGGGTTACCAGACACCCGCACAATTCGCCGCGATCAACACCGCATTGGGCATGCCCAATGCGGTGTTGATCTCGAAACCAAAAGCAGTTATAAAGAACTCAAGACCCTACTTCTAACTGGTACAACAATTGGGAGCACCTCAGGAGAAGTTTCTATGTATTGCTATAATTTATGAGCAGAAGACACCCGCCAAGGCAACGATTTCCTTTGTGAGCAACAAGCACATAAGTCTCTAGCTCGTAATCAATACCTTGATCAAGGGAAAGTGTCTTCTCAGTGACAGGCTTAGAAGCAAATATTCGCTTTCTTAGGTCGATATACTGTTTAATAAGATTGGCATCGTCAGTTGCTTCAAATATAATTTCCTCAGAAAGTTGTGCCTCAAATTCAGTTTTCTCTAGTCCCAATCTCATACCTTTCCTGGATCAACATTAAAATGTGCTTCCTATCAATCTTTCTTAAGTCAGTATCTCATGTTTATTAAATCCGTCTCATATTAGGTTAAGGAATTTGAATTCGCAAACTTTGGAGTTTCACATTTTGAAAATGTTTTTAGTCTTTAGCTATTTTTTATGTCTAAACAATTAAATCAAACATGATGGAATTATCAATTTGTTAAGAGAAAGAGTCGGTTACAAAACATTCTATGATTCGTGATGGAATGGCTACGTAATTTGACAATTTTTTAATATTGTATTAATATCTCATTAATACAATGGTCCGTTGAATTTGTATGGGGGACATTATGCGGTTTTCTTTTTGGGTAGGCTTTTGCGCTTGTTTAATTTTCAGTTTCCAAGCACTTGCAGCGGATGATTCAGATGAGCTTATGAAAATGGATTTAAAAGATCTTTCTTCATTGAAGGTTACTTCTGTTGGAAAAGTTGAAGAAAATGCGTTTGATGCCGCAGCTGCTATTTATGTGATAACTGAAGAAGACATTAGGAATTCCGGAGCAACTTCCGTGCCAGAATTGTTGAGAACTGTTCCTGGTGTTCAGGTTACAAGAACAGATTCAAGCCGTTGGCGTATTTCAATAAGAGGATTTAATGAAGCTTTTACCAATAAGCTTTTGGTTCTAATCGATGGTAGAAGTGTATATACACCGCTCTTCTCTGGAGTTTATTGGGATACACAAAATGTTTTATTGGAGGATATCGCAAGAATTGAAGTTATAAGGGGGCCTGGTGGCACAATGTGGGGTGCCAACGCTGTGGCGGGGGTTATTAATATTATTCGCAAAAGCGCGTCTCAAACTCAAGGGGGATTTGTTAAGGCTTTATATGGAAATGTTGAAAGAGGAGCATTATCAGGTCGTTATGGGGGGAAAATAGGTGACAAAGGTTATTTTAAAACCTATGCAGAAACATTCGATCGTGATGAATCATTAAGGCCAGACGGAACTGGACTAAATAATGATTGGAGAGTGTCTACTGGTGGTTTTCGGA
This window of the Alphaproteobacteria bacterium genome carries:
- a CDS encoding GNAT family N-acetyltransferase — protein: MQKSHPKKISLITYRDLETTDLIIEITDNQDFINQYFVLREQCYKQDLGLKNFSGGCDAFDNKGTIAIARLGHIVIGGSRLVVSLINNPCILPLEEDGFMVKDLFPELELNRHGYFEIGRTVVAPNYRHTDINFNINKLLVMNALERGCYFQFTISTLPVFRINRIIGTRLGMEHMLIKHVSVPIKHIYEALNKQGIYISISFIRPKDTRIQQRKLLEHTNTQDKLFLDKETVAS
- a CDS encoding HAMP domain-containing protein — translated: MFSKLAIRTKLVVMMMAMLFVALSIVSFSFIFYDLRTTKSSIVNEINLLSTVVGKRLAPAIVLGDEFRIHDIIEDVATKSSIVNACIYGVEGKLLAELNEGRKYKCFKKNKEIIMAGDYIYVYKEIKSKNSIVVGYIFIISDEKDIREHLIRLIYIVSISFVLLLIIFYIAIKYTQPIITYPITRLVEVAAKVKEGDYSIRANKFSEDEMGTLADTFNSMLNTIHDRDMNLKDMNQSLEQKVQERTEDLEYALKVKGDFLSNMSHEIRTPIHGVLSFIRLLVEEWDTADDALLFNYAQRSRKSGERLLLLINNLLDMSKFEKGAVQLERKELLFSDLIQTVIAETSGVVQAKHEKLVFQPMANEPLVEVDEGRMAQVMTNLIGNAVKYSEKGTIRISQSVNPEAIFLEGVAQAPGMIISISDEGIGIPEDELVKIFDKFFESSLTKTKAGGTGLGLAISREIVKAHLGTIWAENNKNGVGSTFTFVFPLKEIPGITQATEKYV